In one Streptomyces sp. T12 genomic region, the following are encoded:
- a CDS encoding pyridoxamine 5'-phosphate oxidase family protein codes for MAAYPQDPGAPDAPYLTFWQERHLCTLTTLRPDGTPHVVPVGVTYDPEARLARVITNKSSAKVGHVLAAGPEGARVAVCQVDGRRWATLEGAAYVRSEPERVAEAERRYAQRYGRTPAPNPDRVVIEIELRRAMGRG; via the coding sequence ATGGCCGCATACCCCCAGGATCCGGGCGCGCCGGACGCGCCGTACCTCACCTTCTGGCAGGAGAGGCACCTGTGCACCCTGACGACCCTGCGCCCGGACGGCACCCCGCATGTCGTACCCGTCGGCGTCACATACGACCCCGAGGCGCGACTTGCTCGGGTGATCACCAACAAGTCGAGCGCGAAGGTGGGCCACGTCCTGGCCGCCGGCCCGGAGGGGGCGCGGGTCGCGGTGTGCCAGGTGGACGGGCGGCGGTGGGCGACGCTGGAAGGGGCGGCCTACGTCCGCAGCGAGCCCGAGCGGGTCGCGGAGGCGGAGCGGCGGTACGCGCAGCGGTACGGGCGGACGCCGGCGCCGAATCCCGACCGGGTGGTGATCGAGATCGAGCTGCGGCGGGCGATGGGGCGGGGGTGA